One window of Solwaraspora sp. WMMA2056 genomic DNA carries:
- a CDS encoding dipeptide ABC transporter ATP-binding protein, with product MSDVVLETRDLVKHFPLTQGILFKKQIGAVRAVDGINLQLGRAETLGIVGESGCGKSTLAKLLVGLEKPSSGSILVHGTDVAGRSRAELRRARRNIQLVMQDPYTSLNPRMTVGDLIGEPFEIHPDVAPRGDRRRRVQELLDLVGLNPDHINRYPHQFSGGQRQRIGIARALALRPEIILCDEPVSALDVSIQAQVINLLEKLQQELGLSYIFIAHDLSVVRHIADRVAVMYLGKVVEIGNEDEIYERPTHPYTQALLSAVPLPDPTVRGLRDQIVLEGDVPSPADPPSGCRFRTRCWKAQDICATDEPALTVRDASAHPSACHFAEVRNVVGVKE from the coding sequence ATGAGTGACGTCGTTCTGGAGACCCGGGACCTGGTCAAGCACTTCCCGCTGACCCAGGGCATCCTGTTCAAGAAGCAGATCGGTGCGGTCCGCGCGGTCGACGGCATCAACCTGCAGTTGGGCCGGGCAGAGACCCTCGGCATCGTCGGCGAGTCCGGCTGCGGCAAGTCCACCCTGGCCAAACTGCTGGTCGGGCTGGAGAAGCCGTCGTCGGGTTCGATCCTGGTGCACGGCACCGACGTGGCCGGTCGCAGCCGTGCCGAGCTGCGTCGGGCCCGGCGCAACATCCAGCTGGTGATGCAGGACCCGTACACGTCGCTGAACCCGCGGATGACGGTCGGCGACCTGATCGGTGAGCCGTTCGAGATCCACCCGGACGTCGCACCGCGCGGCGACCGGCGGCGGCGGGTCCAGGAGCTGCTGGACCTGGTCGGCCTCAACCCCGACCACATCAACCGGTACCCGCACCAGTTCTCCGGCGGGCAGCGGCAGCGGATCGGGATCGCCCGGGCGCTCGCCCTGCGTCCCGAGATCATCCTCTGCGACGAGCCGGTCTCCGCGCTCGACGTGTCGATCCAGGCCCAGGTGATCAACCTGCTGGAGAAGCTGCAGCAGGAGCTGGGGCTGTCGTACATCTTCATCGCGCACGACCTGTCGGTGGTGCGGCACATCGCCGACCGGGTCGCGGTGATGTACCTCGGCAAGGTCGTGGAGATCGGCAACGAGGACGAGATCTACGAGCGGCCGACCCACCCGTACACCCAGGCGTTGCTCTCCGCGGTGCCGCTGCCGGACCCGACGGTACGCGGCCTGCGCGACCAGATCGTCCTGGAGGGTGACGTGCCGTCGCCGGCCGACCCGCCGTCGGGCTGCCGGTTCCGCACCCGCTGCTGGAAGGCGCAGGACATCTGCGCGACCGATGAGCCGGCGTTGACCGTACGGGACGCGTCGGCGCACCCGAGCGCCTGCCACTTCGCCGAGGTACGCAACGTGGTGGGCGTCAAGGAATAG
- a CDS encoding chorismate mutase has translation MGTNAVAPQSAEDSATGAGAAGTPPAGRQQTGTDAPEASDRILAIRDRINEIDEALISLWQERAELSRQVGAVRIASGGTRLVLSREREIMERYRTALGADGTQLALLVLRAGRGPL, from the coding sequence ATGGGGACCAACGCCGTGGCGCCGCAGAGCGCCGAGGACAGCGCCACCGGGGCAGGCGCGGCCGGCACACCGCCGGCTGGCCGGCAGCAGACCGGCACCGACGCGCCAGAGGCGTCCGACCGGATCCTGGCGATCCGCGACCGGATCAACGAGATCGACGAGGCGCTGATTTCGTTGTGGCAGGAGCGCGCCGAGCTGTCGCGCCAGGTCGGCGCGGTCCGGATCGCCTCCGGCGGCACCCGGCTGGTGCTGTCACGTGAACGCGAGATCATGGAGCGGTACCGCACCGCGCTGGGCGCGGACGGCACCCAACTGGCCCTGCTGGTGCTGCGCGCCGGCCGCGGGCCGCTGTGA
- the pcrA gene encoding DNA helicase PcrA translates to MHPLFETPAATPVPAASRGGSGVPDDSPRTADRARTGDDGSLAGAALLTGLNGPQRDAVAHAGGPLLIVAGAGSGKTKVLTHRIAYLLAARGTHPGQILAITFTNKAAGELKERVGNLVGPRARMMWVSTFHSACVRILRSEHEHAGLKSTFSIYDADDSRRLMQLVARELDLDPKRYPARGLATGVSNLKNELVDPETFADRAAGPNERALAEAYALYQRRLREAHALDFDDLIMTTVHLLQSHPHVAENYRRRFRHVLVDEYQDTNHAQYQLVKELVGDGSDGVPPGELCVVGDADQSIYAFRGATIRNILEFERDFAQARTILLEQNYRSTQTILSAANAVITNNAGRKPKRLWSDQGDGEPIVGYVADTEHAEADWVARRIDQLCDDGSARPGDVAVFYRTNAQSRVFEEVFIRVGLPYKVVGGVRFYERKEVRDALAYLRAVVNADDTVSIRRVLNTPRRGIGDRAEACVEALAARERISFGAALGRAAEAPGISTRAVNAIGDFVALLDGVREQAATGTPEEVLEAVLLRSGYLTELEESLDPQDAGRVENLQELVSVAREYTERVEASDEPATLAGFLEQVALVADADQVPDDDPDHQGVVTLMTLHTAKGLEFPVVFLTGLEDGVFPHLRALGDTRELEEERRLAYVGITRARQRLLLSRAVTRAAWGQPAYNPASRFLAELPAELVRWERTEGAYTSWSGTGGGVGGRSGAADRSLVARGGGFAGGTPKAARLAARLGVDPSRLSTASELPTAPKVAVGERVNHQRYGLGRVLAVEGHGPAARAQIDFGDQTMWLVLRHAPIEKV, encoded by the coding sequence ATGCATCCTCTCTTCGAAACCCCAGCGGCCACACCCGTCCCTGCTGCCAGCCGTGGCGGTAGTGGCGTACCCGACGACAGCCCTCGTACCGCTGACCGCGCCCGGACCGGCGACGACGGTTCCCTTGCCGGCGCGGCCCTGCTGACCGGTCTCAACGGTCCGCAGCGGGACGCGGTCGCCCACGCCGGTGGTCCGCTGCTGATCGTCGCCGGTGCCGGGTCGGGCAAGACCAAGGTGCTGACCCACCGGATCGCGTACCTGCTCGCCGCCCGGGGCACCCACCCCGGCCAGATCCTGGCGATCACCTTCACCAACAAGGCCGCCGGGGAGCTGAAGGAGCGGGTCGGCAACCTGGTCGGCCCCCGGGCCAGGATGATGTGGGTCTCCACGTTCCACTCCGCCTGTGTGCGGATCCTGCGCTCCGAGCACGAGCACGCCGGTCTGAAGTCCACCTTCTCGATCTACGACGCCGACGATTCCCGGCGACTGATGCAGCTCGTCGCCCGCGAGCTGGACCTGGATCCGAAGCGCTACCCGGCCCGTGGGCTGGCCACCGGAGTGTCGAACCTGAAGAACGAGCTGGTCGACCCGGAGACGTTCGCCGACCGGGCGGCCGGCCCCAACGAGCGGGCGCTCGCCGAGGCGTACGCGCTCTACCAGCGCCGGCTGCGGGAGGCGCACGCGCTCGACTTCGACGATCTGATCATGACGACGGTGCACCTGTTGCAGTCCCACCCGCACGTCGCGGAGAACTACCGTCGACGGTTCCGGCACGTGCTGGTCGACGAGTACCAGGACACCAACCACGCGCAGTACCAGTTGGTCAAGGAGCTGGTCGGGGACGGCAGCGACGGCGTACCGCCGGGGGAGCTCTGCGTGGTCGGCGACGCCGACCAGTCGATCTACGCCTTCCGGGGCGCGACCATCCGCAACATCCTGGAGTTCGAGCGCGACTTCGCCCAGGCCCGCACGATCCTGCTGGAGCAGAACTACCGCTCCACCCAGACCATCCTGTCCGCCGCGAACGCGGTGATCACCAACAACGCCGGCCGCAAGCCGAAACGGCTCTGGAGCGACCAGGGCGACGGCGAGCCGATCGTCGGCTACGTCGCCGACACCGAGCACGCCGAGGCGGACTGGGTGGCCCGGCGGATCGACCAGCTCTGCGACGACGGGTCGGCCCGCCCTGGCGACGTCGCGGTCTTCTACCGCACCAACGCCCAGTCACGGGTCTTCGAGGAGGTGTTCATCCGGGTCGGGCTGCCGTACAAGGTGGTCGGCGGGGTGCGCTTCTACGAACGCAAGGAGGTCCGCGACGCGCTGGCGTACCTGCGGGCGGTGGTCAACGCCGACGATACGGTGAGCATCCGGCGGGTGCTCAACACGCCCCGGCGGGGGATCGGTGACCGGGCCGAGGCGTGCGTCGAGGCGTTGGCCGCCCGGGAGCGGATCTCGTTCGGTGCCGCGCTGGGTCGGGCCGCCGAGGCCCCGGGGATCTCCACCCGGGCGGTGAACGCGATCGGCGACTTCGTGGCGCTGCTCGACGGGGTCCGCGAGCAGGCGGCCACCGGCACGCCGGAGGAGGTCCTGGAGGCGGTGCTGCTGCGTTCGGGATACCTCACCGAGCTGGAGGAGAGCCTGGACCCGCAGGACGCCGGTCGGGTGGAGAACCTGCAGGAGCTGGTCAGCGTCGCCCGGGAGTACACCGAGCGGGTCGAGGCGTCCGACGAGCCGGCCACCCTGGCCGGCTTCCTGGAGCAGGTGGCGCTGGTCGCCGACGCCGACCAGGTGCCCGACGACGATCCGGACCACCAGGGCGTGGTCACGCTGATGACGCTGCACACCGCGAAGGGCCTGGAGTTCCCGGTGGTCTTCCTGACCGGCCTGGAGGACGGTGTCTTCCCGCACCTGCGGGCGTTGGGCGACACCCGGGAGCTGGAGGAGGAGCGGCGGCTGGCGTACGTCGGGATCACCCGGGCCCGGCAGCGGCTGCTGCTGTCCCGCGCGGTCACCCGGGCGGCGTGGGGGCAGCCGGCGTACAACCCGGCGTCGCGGTTCCTCGCCGAGCTGCCGGCCGAGCTGGTCCGCTGGGAACGCACCGAGGGCGCGTACACGTCCTGGTCCGGCACGGGCGGCGGCGTCGGTGGCCGGTCGGGGGCCGCGGACCGGTCGCTGGTGGCGCGCGGTGGCGGCTTCGCCGGCGGTACGCCGAAAGCCGCCCGCCTCGCTGCGCGGCTCGGGGTGGACCCGAGCCGGCTGAGCACCGCCAGCGAGCTGCCCACCGCGCCGAAGGTGGCGGTCGGTGAGCGGGTCAACCACCAGCGGTACGGGCTGGGTCGGGTGCTGGCGGTGGAGGGGCACGGCCCGGCGGCCAGGGCGCAGATCGACTTCGGTGATCAGACGATGTGGCTGGTGCTGCGGCACGCCCCGATCGAGAAGGTCTGA
- a CDS encoding M23 family metallopeptidase, with translation MSHTEPSRPAAPARHRATGAHRLPPGARARIRHIGRRSRTVALTGLAIAALGIGGAATALTYPDEPGQNDPTTVTTAGERTTDEQAAIDERADTAQRADRSERRATAEPGGQAGFGPADATPTPSGTTSAAAPTDAATPTEAGTDAGADAPADSGAATAAAATAPDPTPSASPDWVTPMPGAQITSCYGQRWGVLHAGMDLAMPAGTPVLAAGAGTVTVAGWAYTGYGISVVIDHGNGLLTHYAHLSATSVAVGDKVAPGDQIGQEGSTGDSTGPHLHFEVHVGGLWSQVDPAPWLRERGVDLGC, from the coding sequence GTGTCGCACACCGAGCCTTCCCGGCCCGCCGCACCGGCCCGACACCGCGCCACCGGCGCGCACCGGCTCCCGCCCGGTGCCCGCGCCCGGATCCGTCACATCGGGCGGCGCAGCCGCACCGTGGCGCTCACCGGGCTGGCCATCGCCGCCCTCGGCATCGGCGGTGCCGCCACCGCCCTGACCTACCCCGACGAGCCTGGGCAGAACGACCCCACCACCGTCACCACCGCCGGCGAACGGACCACCGACGAGCAGGCGGCCATCGACGAACGGGCCGACACGGCACAGCGGGCCGACCGCAGCGAACGCCGCGCCACCGCCGAGCCCGGCGGGCAGGCCGGCTTCGGCCCGGCCGACGCCACCCCGACACCGAGCGGTACGACATCTGCCGCCGCACCCACCGACGCGGCGACCCCGACCGAAGCCGGGACCGACGCGGGCGCCGACGCCCCGGCCGACAGCGGAGCGGCCACCGCTGCCGCCGCCACCGCGCCCGACCCGACACCGAGCGCCAGCCCCGACTGGGTCACCCCGATGCCCGGCGCGCAGATCACCTCCTGCTACGGCCAGCGCTGGGGCGTCCTGCACGCCGGAATGGACCTCGCCATGCCTGCCGGTACGCCGGTCCTGGCCGCCGGAGCGGGCACCGTCACCGTCGCCGGCTGGGCCTACACCGGGTACGGCATCTCCGTGGTGATCGACCACGGCAACGGTCTGCTCACCCACTACGCCCATCTCTCCGCCACCAGCGTCGCCGTCGGCGACAAGGTGGCCCCGGGCGACCAGATCGGCCAGGAGGGCTCCACCGGTGACTCCACCGGCCCGCACCTGCACTTCGAGGTGCACGTCGGTGGGCTGTGGAGCCAGGTCGACCCGGCGCCGTGGCTGCGCGAACGCGGCGTCGACCTGGGCTGCTGA
- a CDS encoding M23 family metallopeptidase, which translates to MRQRLSSEPDRYRGRRRVPTPPRNRYAAVMTTAVVGAGVVALGASAMPDAKTLSPAALADLETTAALSDQALERASDAERASRDTDRAPATSMTQAAPDVWMLPLHGYTFTSPYGMRWGKLHAGVDLAAPEGTPFQSIHSGTVTLAGWNGGYGYCVIVKHDDGTEAVYGHASRLRVTAGDRVEAGDLLGDVGNTGHSYGAHLHLEVHVEGEAKDPIPWLRDKGVDIQLQVESIYGGVVDS; encoded by the coding sequence GTGCGCCAACGCCTGTCGTCAGAGCCCGACAGATATCGGGGTCGCCGCCGCGTACCCACCCCCCCTCGCAACCGGTACGCCGCGGTGATGACCACCGCCGTGGTCGGCGCGGGTGTCGTCGCCCTCGGGGCCAGCGCGATGCCGGACGCCAAGACACTGAGCCCTGCGGCCCTGGCCGACCTGGAGACCACGGCCGCCCTGAGTGACCAGGCCCTCGAGCGCGCCAGCGACGCCGAGCGGGCGTCGCGGGACACCGACCGCGCGCCGGCCACCTCGATGACCCAGGCAGCGCCGGACGTGTGGATGCTGCCGCTGCACGGCTACACCTTCACCTCCCCGTACGGGATGCGGTGGGGCAAGCTGCACGCCGGTGTCGACCTGGCCGCCCCGGAGGGCACCCCGTTCCAGTCGATCCACTCGGGCACAGTCACCCTGGCCGGCTGGAACGGCGGCTACGGCTACTGCGTCATCGTCAAGCACGACGACGGCACCGAGGCGGTCTACGGGCACGCTTCCCGGCTGCGGGTCACCGCCGGCGACCGGGTCGAGGCAGGCGACCTGCTCGGGGACGTCGGGAACACGGGCCACTCCTACGGCGCCCACCTGCACCTGGAGGTGCACGTCGAGGGCGAAGCGAAGGACCCGATCCCGTGGTTGCGGGACAAGGGAGTGGACATCCAGCTACAAGTGGAGTCAATTTACGGTGGAGTAGTCGACTCCTGA
- a CDS encoding cobalamin B12-binding domain-containing protein — MQTRIRVVVAKPGLDGHDRGVKVVARALRDAGIEVIYTGLHQTPEQIVETAIQEDAHAVGLSVLSGAHLTLFRRVLDLLRERDAEDIVVFGGGIIPDDDIAALAALGVARIFTPGASTGEIVDWVRGNVSGQPGDARRYR, encoded by the coding sequence ATGCAGACGCGGATCCGGGTGGTGGTGGCCAAGCCGGGGCTCGACGGCCACGACCGGGGAGTCAAAGTGGTGGCCCGCGCGCTGCGCGACGCCGGTATCGAGGTCATCTACACCGGCCTGCACCAGACCCCGGAGCAGATCGTCGAGACCGCGATCCAGGAGGACGCCCACGCCGTCGGGCTCTCGGTGCTCTCCGGCGCGCACCTCACGCTCTTCCGCCGGGTCCTCGACCTGCTGCGCGAGCGCGACGCCGAGGACATCGTGGTCTTCGGCGGCGGCATCATCCCCGACGACGACATCGCCGCACTCGCCGCGCTCGGCGTCGCCCGGATCTTCACCCCCGGAGCGAGCACCGGTGAGATCGTCGACTGGGTACGCGGCAACGTGTCCGGACAGCCCGGCGACGCGCGGCGTTACAGATGA
- the sucC gene encoding ADP-forming succinate--CoA ligase subunit beta, with protein sequence MDLYEYQGRELFERHGLPVLAGGVATTPEEARAIAERLGGRVVVKAQVKVGGRGKAGGVKLAEDADEATTHATNILGMDIKGHTVGKVMLTVTADIADEYYLSYLLDRANRTFLCIASVAGGMDIEQVAAETPERVAKIAIDATVGVDEAKAAEIVTAAGFPAELADQITEIAVRLWQAFIAEDATLVEVNPLARTTEGRVLCLDAKVTLDENAGFRHPDHEAMVDQSAVDPLEQRAKEKDLNYVKLDGSVGIIGNGAGLVMSTLDVVAYAGEAHGGVKPANFLDIGGGASAAVMANGLEIVLSDPAVRTVFVNVFGGITACDEVANGIVQALALLEQRGETVTKPLVVRLDGNNAEAGRAILDSAANPLVERVDTMDGAAERAAQLAAAASGRPEGQ encoded by the coding sequence GTGGACCTGTACGAGTACCAGGGGCGCGAGCTGTTCGAGCGACACGGGTTGCCCGTGCTCGCCGGCGGCGTCGCCACCACCCCGGAAGAGGCCCGCGCGATCGCCGAGCGCCTCGGCGGCCGTGTCGTGGTCAAGGCCCAGGTCAAGGTCGGTGGTCGGGGCAAGGCCGGCGGCGTCAAGCTGGCCGAGGACGCCGACGAGGCGACCACCCACGCCACCAACATCCTCGGGATGGACATCAAGGGGCACACCGTCGGCAAGGTGATGCTGACGGTGACCGCCGACATCGCCGACGAGTACTACCTGTCGTACCTGCTGGACCGGGCGAACCGTACCTTCCTCTGCATCGCCAGCGTCGCTGGCGGCATGGACATCGAACAGGTCGCCGCCGAGACCCCGGAGCGGGTCGCCAAGATCGCCATCGACGCCACCGTCGGGGTGGACGAGGCCAAGGCCGCCGAGATCGTGACCGCAGCCGGCTTCCCGGCGGAGCTCGCCGACCAGATCACCGAGATCGCGGTACGCCTCTGGCAGGCGTTCATCGCCGAGGACGCCACCCTCGTCGAGGTCAACCCGTTGGCCCGCACCACCGAGGGCCGGGTGCTCTGCCTGGACGCCAAGGTCACCCTCGACGAGAACGCCGGCTTCCGGCACCCCGACCACGAGGCGATGGTCGACCAGTCCGCCGTCGACCCGCTGGAGCAGCGGGCCAAGGAGAAGGACCTCAACTACGTCAAGCTCGACGGCTCGGTCGGCATCATCGGCAACGGTGCCGGGCTCGTCATGTCCACCCTCGACGTGGTGGCGTACGCCGGTGAGGCGCACGGCGGCGTCAAGCCGGCCAACTTCCTCGACATCGGCGGCGGGGCCAGCGCGGCGGTGATGGCCAACGGGCTGGAGATCGTGCTCTCCGACCCGGCCGTACGGACCGTCTTCGTCAACGTCTTCGGTGGGATCACCGCCTGCGACGAGGTCGCCAACGGCATCGTGCAGGCCCTGGCGCTGCTGGAGCAGCGCGGCGAGACGGTCACCAAGCCGCTCGTGGTCCGCCTCGACGGCAACAACGCCGAGGCCGGCCGGGCCATCCTCGACTCGGCCGCCAACCCGCTCGTCGAGCGGGTCGACACCATGGACGGAGCGGCCGAGCGGGCCGCGCAGCTCGCCGCAGCGGCGTCCGGCCGCCCGGAAGGACAGTGA
- the sucD gene encoding succinate--CoA ligase subunit alpha: MAIWLTKDSRVIVQGMTGSEGSKHTRRMLAAGTNVVGGVNPRKAGQQVEFGDVRLPVFASVTEAMSSTGADVTVIFVPPAFCKAAVMEAIDAQIPLAVVITEGIPVHDSTAFWAYNVASGGKTRIIGPNCPGIASPGASNAGIIPADITPAGRIGLVSKSGTLTYQLMYELRDIGFSTCVGIGGDPVIGTTHIDALAAFQDDPETDAVVMIGEIGGDAEERAAEFIKANVTKPVVGYIAGFTAPPGKTMGHAGAIISGSAGTADAKQAALEAAGVKVGRTPSETARLMRQVITGG, encoded by the coding sequence ATGGCGATCTGGCTGACCAAGGACTCCCGGGTCATCGTGCAGGGGATGACCGGCTCCGAAGGCTCCAAGCACACCCGGCGGATGCTCGCCGCCGGCACCAACGTCGTCGGCGGGGTCAACCCCCGCAAGGCGGGCCAGCAGGTCGAGTTCGGCGACGTGCGGTTGCCGGTCTTCGCCAGCGTCACCGAGGCGATGAGCAGCACCGGCGCCGACGTCACGGTCATCTTCGTCCCGCCGGCGTTCTGCAAGGCCGCGGTGATGGAGGCCATCGACGCGCAGATCCCGCTCGCCGTGGTGATCACCGAGGGCATCCCGGTGCACGACTCGACGGCGTTCTGGGCCTACAACGTCGCCTCCGGCGGCAAGACCCGGATCATCGGCCCGAACTGCCCGGGGATCGCCTCGCCGGGCGCGTCCAACGCCGGCATCATCCCGGCCGACATCACCCCGGCCGGGCGCATCGGCCTGGTCAGCAAGAGCGGCACGCTGACCTACCAGCTGATGTACGAGCTGCGCGACATCGGCTTCTCCACCTGCGTCGGCATCGGCGGTGACCCGGTCATCGGCACCACCCACATCGACGCCCTGGCAGCCTTCCAGGACGACCCGGAGACCGACGCCGTCGTGATGATCGGCGAGATCGGCGGCGACGCCGAGGAGCGGGCCGCCGAGTTCATCAAGGCCAACGTGACCAAGCCGGTGGTCGGCTACATCGCCGGGTTCACCGCCCCGCCCGGCAAGACCATGGGCCACGCGGGCGCGATCATCTCCGGGTCCGCCGGCACCGCCGACGCCAAGCAGGCCGCCCTGGAGGCAGCCGGCGTCAAGGTCGGCCGTACGCCGAGTGAGACCGCCCGCCTGATGCGGCAGGTCATCACCGGCGGCTGA
- a CDS encoding DUF6350 family protein has translation MAAHPPEPPPDHAVPVDVARPPGAARPPGAGRPSTPGAARRRRAPLLVAATVTTLWAAVVSYLPVAAVLWLLRSAEGASSVPDAARVGLAAWLLGHGVPLGTSTGPLGLAPLLLSVLAAWRIYRAGVHTTRAIGARRSGSPGHTAAVALAVGLVYGAAGAAAGLVAGTTAAAADPTRAGIGLAVFGAVGALLGAARTTGVDARLRARVPVPLRHAGRTGLVAALLVLAAGAGAVGLSVAVSGGDAADTIGVYRAGVAGQAGITLLSLAYAPNAAMWATSYLLGPGFALGTGTAVRTSEVTLGSLPAVPLFAGLPGGPSGGLSAALLALPVLAGMTAGWVLTRRWPAVGVDDTAGPGEPVGWFTLLGTALLSGPVAGVILGAGAAASGGPLGAGRLAEVGPVAWQVAAVAGAVVGVGAAIGAGAARAVAAPPADPVAAGGPRRQPPRQRRGAPRISRRRAAGRPG, from the coding sequence ATGGCAGCCCACCCCCCGGAACCGCCGCCGGACCACGCCGTACCTGTCGACGTGGCCCGGCCGCCCGGTGCCGCCCGGCCGCCCGGTGCCGGCCGGCCGTCGACACCTGGTGCGGCCCGACGCCGCCGGGCCCCGCTACTGGTCGCGGCCACCGTCACCACGCTCTGGGCGGCGGTCGTGTCCTACCTGCCGGTCGCGGCGGTGCTGTGGCTGCTGCGGTCGGCCGAAGGGGCGTCGTCGGTGCCCGACGCGGCCCGCGTCGGCCTCGCCGCCTGGCTGCTCGGCCACGGCGTACCGCTGGGGACCTCGACCGGCCCGCTCGGGCTGGCCCCGCTGCTGCTCAGCGTCCTCGCCGCCTGGCGGATCTACCGCGCCGGGGTGCACACCACCCGGGCCATCGGTGCCCGCCGCAGCGGTTCGCCGGGGCACACCGCCGCCGTCGCGCTCGCTGTCGGCCTCGTGTACGGCGCCGCCGGTGCCGCCGCCGGGCTGGTCGCCGGGACCACGGCGGCAGCGGCCGACCCGACCCGGGCCGGGATCGGGTTGGCGGTGTTCGGCGCGGTCGGTGCGCTGCTCGGCGCGGCCCGGACCACCGGCGTCGACGCCCGGCTACGGGCCCGCGTCCCGGTGCCGCTGCGCCACGCCGGCCGGACCGGGCTGGTCGCGGCGCTGCTGGTGCTCGCGGCCGGTGCCGGTGCCGTCGGGCTGTCGGTGGCGGTCAGTGGTGGGGACGCCGCCGACACCATCGGCGTCTACCGGGCCGGCGTCGCCGGCCAGGCCGGCATCACCCTGCTCAGCCTCGCGTACGCGCCGAACGCCGCCATGTGGGCGACGTCCTATCTGCTCGGCCCCGGGTTCGCGTTGGGCACCGGCACGGCGGTACGCACCAGTGAGGTCACCCTCGGCAGTCTGCCGGCCGTACCGCTGTTCGCCGGCCTGCCGGGCGGTCCGTCCGGCGGGCTCAGCGCCGCGCTGCTGGCCCTGCCGGTGCTGGCCGGGATGACCGCCGGCTGGGTACTGACCCGGCGCTGGCCCGCCGTCGGCGTCGACGACACCGCCGGGCCCGGCGAGCCGGTGGGGTGGTTCACGTTGCTCGGTACGGCCCTGCTCAGCGGCCCGGTCGCCGGGGTGATCCTCGGAGCCGGTGCCGCCGCCTCCGGTGGTCCGCTCGGCGCCGGCCGGCTCGCCGAGGTCGGGCCGGTCGCCTGGCAGGTGGCGGCGGTCGCGGGTGCGGTGGTCGGCGTCGGCGCGGCGATCGGTGCCGGTGCGGCCCGCGCCGTGGCGGCGCCCCCGGCCGACCCGGTGGCGGCCGGTGGCCCCCGGCGGCAGCCACCCCGGCAGCGCCGTGGGGCGCCCCGGATCAGCCGCAGACGCGCCGCAGGGCGCCCCGGTTGA
- a CDS encoding DUF4190 domain-containing protein — translation MQPGYPGQDPYGQQPQQPQQPQDPTSSPPSDPYGQPGYGQPGYGQPTSGQPAYGMPPTSGQPYGQQPPPGQPYSDPYAQQPVPGQPYPAPGYGAPGPQKNNTLGLVGMIVGITSIVLALCCPLLGILVAIAGIVLGFLGRNKADQGLADNRGQAMAGLICGAVGVVLGIANAILGVVLQTGGGFSF, via the coding sequence GTGCAGCCCGGCTATCCAGGCCAGGATCCGTACGGCCAGCAGCCCCAGCAGCCCCAGCAGCCCCAGGATCCGACCTCGTCTCCACCGTCCGACCCGTACGGCCAGCCCGGCTACGGCCAGCCCGGCTACGGTCAGCCCACGTCGGGGCAGCCGGCCTACGGCATGCCGCCCACTTCCGGCCAGCCGTACGGCCAGCAGCCGCCCCCGGGCCAGCCCTACTCCGACCCGTACGCGCAGCAGCCGGTGCCGGGTCAGCCGTACCCGGCGCCGGGTTACGGCGCGCCGGGTCCGCAGAAGAACAACACCCTCGGCCTGGTCGGCATGATCGTCGGTATCACCTCGATCGTGCTCGCGCTGTGCTGCCCGCTGCTGGGCATCCTGGTGGCGATCGCCGGCATCGTGCTCGGCTTCCTCGGCCGTAACAAGGCAGATCAGGGTCTGGCGGACAACCGGGGTCAGGCGATGGCCGGTCTGATCTGTGGCGCGGTCGGGGTCGTGCTCGGTATCGCCAACGCGATCCTCGGTGTGGTGTTGCAGACCGGCGGTGGCTTCAGCTTCTGA
- the purN gene encoding phosphoribosylglycinamide formyltransferase, translating to MTSSAARLVVLVSGSGSNLQALLDATADPAYGAEVVAVGADRDGIAGLDRAAAAGVPTFVTRVGDHPTRADWDAALTDQVAAYRPDLVVSAGFLKLVGARFLDAFGDRYVNTHNSLLPAFPGMNGPRDALAYGVKLAGATLFFVDAGVDTGPIVAQVAVPVEPDDDEASLTERIKQAERAQLVEYVGRLVRHGWSISHRKVTIG from the coding sequence GTGACCTCGTCCGCCGCCCGACTCGTGGTGCTCGTCTCCGGCTCCGGTAGCAACCTGCAGGCGTTGCTCGACGCCACCGCCGATCCGGCGTACGGCGCCGAGGTGGTCGCGGTCGGCGCGGACCGCGACGGCATCGCCGGCCTGGACCGGGCGGCCGCCGCCGGAGTGCCGACCTTCGTGACCCGCGTCGGCGACCACCCGACCCGCGCCGACTGGGACGCGGCGCTGACCGACCAGGTCGCGGCGTACCGGCCCGACCTGGTCGTCTCCGCCGGCTTCCTCAAGCTGGTCGGCGCGCGGTTCCTGGACGCCTTCGGCGACCGGTACGTCAACACCCACAACTCGCTGCTGCCGGCCTTCCCCGGCATGAACGGCCCCCGGGACGCCCTGGCCTACGGGGTGAAGCTGGCCGGGGCCACCCTGTTCTTCGTGGACGCGGGCGTCGACACCGGCCCGATCGTCGCCCAGGTCGCCGTCCCGGTCGAACCCGACGACGACGAGGCCAGCCTGACCGAGCGGATCAAGCAGGCCGAACGCGCCCAACTCGTCGAGTACGTCGGCCGGCTGGTCCGGCACGGCTGGAGCATCTCGCACCGAAAGGTCACCATCGGATGA